A genomic window from Vitis riparia cultivar Riparia Gloire de Montpellier isolate 1030 chromosome 18, EGFV_Vit.rip_1.0, whole genome shotgun sequence includes:
- the LOC117907067 gene encoding uncharacterized protein LOC117907067: protein MDIRQSRHVVLEDTPSDIVAPPVIPVQMPATQTLHDQVAVIPPIVTPVTIIEDPRSRMDRLERRIGQMRDEMISWDDPDDVPVATLPVGFRMPDIERYTGVGCPRIHLRLYSTVMRAIGLDEAQLLTLFPLSLSGMTQRWYASLETSRRRTWEDLAQEFLRQYSFSGDTSVTRRELEFLRQGSDESVSSFISRWREKVAEMIERPTERDQMSMFLRSLHPRFARHLTGVPFQDFRSLVQALFDVDDGISRGLWSDIIPSPNTEGKGVVGSSESYGGVCFADFQHRRPAYHPYARSLQIPRSDFTPLQHRHPHSVQQYPSVYPHTVTVRPSFQFQRPQTSIPRHEQSRPHRRRQRTYSDLGMPLDRAFERLRATGFLVPLAPRPPPSTLPPRFRAHEFCAFHQMAGHRTDYCASLRHTIQDLIDSGAVSFPLSTTVIDLGPDMTADSFPA, encoded by the coding sequence ATGGATATTCGGCAGAGTAGGCATGTAGTGCTCGAGGACACGCCATCTGATATAGTGGCACCACCTGTTATACCTGTTCAGATGCCGGCTACACAGACTTTGCATGATCAGGTTGCTGTCATTCCACCCATTGTCACACCAGTTACCATTATTGAGGATCCTCGTTCTCGTATGGACAGACTCGAGCGGAGGATTGGACAGATGAGAGATGAGATGATTTCATGGGATGACCCTGACGACGTGCCAGTGGCCACTTTGCCAGTCGGTTTCAGGATGCCtgatatagagagatatacGGGTGTTGGATGTCCTCGTATTCATCTCAGACTTTATAGCACAGTTATGAGAGCTATTGGTCTAGATGAGGCACAGTTGCTCACTTTGTTCCCATTGTCATTGAGCGGCATGACACAGAGATGGTACGCTTCATTAGAGACATCTCGTCGGAGAACTTGGGAGGACTTAGCACAGGAGTTTCTAAGACAGTATTCATTCAGTGGTGATACGAGCGTTACACGTAGAGAGCTTGAGTTTCTTCGACAGGGATCAGATGagtctgtttcttcttttatctccCGATGGAGGGAGAAGGTTGCGGAGATGATTGAGAGACCTACcgagagagatcagatgagcATGTTTTTGAGGAGTTTGCATCCTAGGTTTGCTCGGCATTTGACAGGGGTCCCATTCCAGGATTTCAGATCATTGGTTCAGGCTTTGTTCGATGTAGATGATGGCAtatctagaggattatggtcagATATTATTCCTTCTCCGAATACTGAGGGGAAGGGAGTTGTTGGATCATCTGAGAGCTATGGAGGCGTATGCTTTGCGGACTTTCAGCATCGACGGCCTGCTTATCATCCCTATGCGAGATCATTGCAGATACCTAGGAGTGATTTCACACCCCTACAGCATCGTCATCCTCATTCAGTTCAGCAGTATCCTTCTGTGTATCCTCATACTGTCACGGTGCGACCTTCATTTCAGTTTCAGCGTCCACAGACTAGTATCCCACGACATGAGCAGTCTCGTCCCCATCGGCGACGTCAGAGGACTTATTCTGATTTGGGGATGCCTTTGGATAGAGCTTTTGAGCGACTCAGAGCTACTGGTTTTTTAGTACCATTGGCCCCTAGGCCACCCCCGAGTACCTTACCTCCACGTTTTCGTGCTCATGAGTTCTGTGCATTTCACCAGATGGCGGGCCACCGTACTGATTATTGTGCTTCTCTACGTCATACCATACAGGATCTTATTGACAGTGGTGCGGTTAGCTTCCCCTTATCGACCACAGTTATTGATCTTGGTCCAGATATGACTGCTGATTCCTTTCCAGCCTAG